ATCGTTGGTTGCGGCCGGAGATTCGGCTTTCGGAGGCGGTGGCGGTGGTGGTGGAACAGCTACTTCTGGAAATGGACCGGGAGGCAATTCACTGTGGGCAGGCGGCGGCGGTGGCGGTGGTTCGGATACCGGGACACCATCTGCGGGAGGGACTTCTCTCAATGGCGGAGCAGGAGGAGCCGGAGCAACGGAACCAAATGCGGCTACGGCCGGAACTCAACCGGGTGGTGGCGGTGGTGGTTCCGAGGCCGCTAATTCCGGCGCAGGCGGAAACGGCAAGGCCATAATAATCAGTTTCTAGGATATGTAATGAACGACAAAATGCTTCTCGTGTCTGGTTTAGGCGATTTCAATACTTCTCCGAGTGGCGTACTGCGAGTAGTCGATGGCAAGTTTACGCTCGATAAGATTAAGGCGTTTAATCGTGCGCGTAGATACATGAACGCCGGGGTCAATACGTGGCGCATACTAAGGCGTGGCATCTGGTCTATAGATAAACCATTCGACTTCGAGGATGAAGGATACTGGACGCTACTTAAAGAATATGTAGAGATATTACATCAGCCGTTTCAGGGAACGCGAGGCTTCCCTCCTGGGGCAGATGTATGGATAGAGATATTCGACGGATGCTCCGAAGATTGGATGTATGACCCGGCCAATTATGAGCGCGCCAGAAAACTTATGCGCGGTATGTTTAACGCCTTGGGCGGGCTTCCGTATGTTAAGTTCGGCGTAGGGAACGAG
This portion of the Dehalococcoidia bacterium genome encodes:
- a CDS encoding glycine-rich domain-containing protein yields the protein TAPVVVPVGAGGATVTVDNTVGNVGENTTFGAYVTAYGGGGGSPATTLFGGGGGGGATSVGLVGSGTAGGAGGGPAGGFYTATSFASKNSAFGGGCGGIAGSLVAAGDSAFGGGGGGGGTATSGNGPGGNSLWAGGGGGGGSDTGTPSAGGTSLNGGAGGAGATEPNAATAGTQPGGGGGGSEAANSGAGGNGKAIIISF